The sequence GATTCGATCTTTGCCGAGAATGGCAATTCCACCGTTCGGCTGCGCGGCCAGGATGCCGCCGCGCTACGCCGGCACTATCCGCGGCTCTGACCGCACCCAGCAAAAGGTTTGGCAACATGCTCGATACCAAGGTGCTGCAGGATTACATCCGCACCATCCCCGATTTCCCGCACGAAGGGATCATGTTTCGCGACGTGACCACCCTGTTTCAGGACCCGCGCGGGTTTCGCCTTGCGGTCGATCAGTTGCTGGCCCCGTTCGTCGGACAACGCATCGACATGGTGGCCGGCCTCGAGGCGCGGGGTTTCATCCTAGGGGGCGCGGTGGCCCACCAACTGTCGAAAGGGTTTGTCCCGATCCGCAAGAAGGGCAAGCTGCCCGCGGCGACCATCGAACAGGAGTATGAACTGGAATACGGAAGCGCCACGGTCGAAATCCATGACGATGCGCTGAAACCGGGCGACAAGGTGCTGCTGGTGGACGACCTGCTGGCAACGGGCGGCACGGCCGAAGCGGGGATCAAACTGATCGAACGGCTGGGGGCCGAGGTCGTCGGCTGCGCCTTTGTCGTCGATCTGCCCGAGATCGGCGGCCGCAAAAGGCTGGAGGATATGGGCATGGCCGTACATGCCCTGTGCCACTACGCCGGCGCCTAGGCCCTTGCCCCAAGGGCGGCCAGGATCGCCACATCCGGCATTTCCGCGCCGCCCAAACGGCACCCGTCCCGCACGACCGAGAACATCGCAGAGGGCCAGACCGCGCGGTGGCGCGCCTCTTCGGGGTCGGACAGGCGCTGATGCCGGATGTGCAACCCGCGCGCGGCCCCTTCGGCGATCAGACGGTCCGTGCGCCGCTCGAGGCCGGCGCTTTCGCCACTGGTCTGGATCACGGCGCCCGGCCCGATCAACGCGGCCCGCGCCCGCCAGTCGCGCGGCAACGACGGCAGCGACAGCGCCCGTGCAGAACCCGACCCCACAGGCGCACCTCGTCCGGCCCGGTATCGAGCGTCAGCCACCCGCGGCCGGGGGCAAGCTCGGGCGCGACCAGCCCCTCGTCGCGACCGGTCATGGCCAGCACGGCGGCATACCCGTAGTAGGTCGCGAACCGTTCGACCGCCGCCCAAAGACTGCGGGCCCCGGCGACGGCCTCGGGCCCCGGTGCGACGCGCAGATCATGGACAACCACGGCGCGCGCGGCCCCGTCGATCGGACGCCACGACAGACGCCCCGGTTGGAACATGACGAACCCGTTGAGCGGTTCGCGCAACATTCGGATTTCGAGACCTTCGGAAAACCGCGCCATCAGCCAGGCGCGATCATAGGGCGCATGGGGGGCGGCCAGCATGCGGTCGATCCGCTGAAAGGAACAGCGATCAAAGGTCGGTGGCGACACGGTCACCAGATCTTTCACCCCTCGCGGCATGGCGAGCTCCCGTAAACAACATAGGGTTGCGCGTTCTTTGCCAAATTGCCGCACTTGAATGGCGCGCGCCTTGATCTGCCGCAAACTGGAAAATTGAAGATCTTAACGATTTGTTCACCGTTAAACGGCATGGTTGCGGCACGTGCCGGCCCCAACAGCCGGCATGTGACTGGCTGTTTGTCACGTCCCAAGGCTGCGCGCGCTGTCCCAGTCAATGCGCGCAGCCGCCACTCCAAAAGACGGTTCGATACGATTGTCTTCCGGCGCGCGAGCGGCTAGCCCATGGCCCGTGCGGGCGTGATGGAATTGGTAGACATATCGGACTTAAAATCCGTGGGCCATCGTGCCGTGGGGGTTCGAGTCCCCCCGCCCGCACCACGTTTTCCTGCAACGGGCACAAGGCCCGATGGGGCTATCGCCCTAACGAGAAGCGGCGCATCAGCACCAGCGAGACCCCAAAGGCGTCTTCGGACTGCACCAGGGGCGAGTCGGCCGGCATCGCCGGTCAGGCGCGTCCAACTGACCGTGCCGTCGAGGCTCCAATCCTCGGACAGGGTGTACCGCGCCCCAAGTTCCAGCCCATAGCTGACCACCCCCTCGCCCGGGGCATAGGCTGCGATGCCCGAGGTCAGTGCCTCGGCCCCCGTCACGCCAAAATAGGTGGCGGCATAATCCTCGGACCCCCACAGCATGCGCGGCCCCGCGGTCACGGTCAGATCCTGCGTGGGGCGCAGGATCGCGTCGATCCCCAGTTCGCCCACCCAGCTTTCGTGCCCGATGACGCCATAGCGTATGTCGGCAAAGGCCATGAAGGACTCGGCCTGATAGCCGACACCGCCGCCCAACTCGACGCTGAGGTCTATATCGTCCAGTCCGGCAAGTTCGTCGAAATCATCCGCGTTGCGCGCCCCGACAAGGCGGAACGACCCGCGGGGACGCCACCCATAGGTTACGGCATCGGGATCGGGATCGCCGAATTCAAGGTCGCCGATCCGCAGGTGATCGAAGGCAAAGCCCCCGCTGGGACCGATGGCATAGTCATCCGAGCCGAAATATTCGGGCGCGACCCGTCCGCCCAACCCGGCCCAGAAGGACAAGGAGAAGTCCGTCTGCGCGGTAGCCATGCAGGGGCCGATCGCCAACAAGGCGGCACATGCCATGCGTTTCATTCGATCCCCCATTCCGGTTATCCGCGTTCATCCATGAGCCGCAGCGACTTTCGGTTGATACATAGCACGACGCGGGGCACAGCATAGTGGTGCCGTGTCATTCATACGTGAAAAAGCGCGCCGCAGTGGCGCGCTTTCATGCCCGGCACATGACTGGGGGCGGTCGGCGTCAGGCGGCTTCGGCCTGGCTGCGGCGCTCGCTTTCCTCGCGGCTGAGCGCGACCGAGGTCCGCACGCCGCTGGCGACGAACTTCATCAGCCCTTCGACGACACGCTCATTCGGGTCGATGCCGGCGCAGCTCAGCACCTCGCGACCATCGCGCGAGCGCGCCCAGCGGGCGATTTGCTCAGGACCATTGCCATATTTCTTGTCATCGGCAATCGCGTCATCAAGTGCCGCGAGAACGACCGCGGCGAAGAGTTTCCGCGCGCGTTGACCCTGTTCGAAGTTGAAGGCGGTGCCATCAACGAAATCTCGCATTTCGTCGTCCTTTGTTTTTGCTCTTGCAATTTCGGCGTGACGCCTCTTATGCCCAGATTCTATGCAGCACAGGGATGCAAATATTGCATATGTGGTATTCTGCAAGATCAT comes from Roseibacterium elongatum DSM 19469 and encodes:
- a CDS encoding adenine phosphoribosyltransferase; this translates as MLDTKVLQDYIRTIPDFPHEGIMFRDVTTLFQDPRGFRLAVDQLLAPFVGQRIDMVAGLEARGFILGGAVAHQLSKGFVPIRKKGKLPAATIEQEYELEYGSATVEIHDDALKPGDKVLLVDDLLATGGTAEAGIKLIERLGAEVVGCAFVVDLPEIGGRKRLEDMGMAVHALCHYAGA
- a CDS encoding DUF6280 family protein gives rise to the protein MRDFVDGTAFNFEQGQRARKLFAAVVLAALDDAIADDKKYGNGPEQIARWARSRDGREVLSCAGIDPNERVVEGLMKFVASGVRTSVALSREESERRSQAEAA